TCCCATCCACGCACGCCGTGTCGATCTACCTATAAAAGAAGCTTACAGTACATATTGCACTTGTATTGTGAAAATCATTAAAAGCTTGCCTGGCCTTCACAAGGATAACAAACACCTGGAGAGAAACAGAAAAGATGGCGCACTTCCAACTCCTCGACCCCagagaggaggaggaactCCATAAGTCCCGCCTTCTCAACATCGAGGAGAAGCCATTCAAGCGCATCACGAAGCGCATGCAGACCCTTCACGCCGCTGCAAGATGGGGGAAGCAACCGACACCAGCCAACGCGACAACGATAGCCAGCCCGACCGCCGCCGATACGAATCAGAATGGgaccaccaccagcagccgACCACCGACATCGGGCGGCGCACCACCGCCGGCGTCGGATGAGCTGCAGATGCTCCGACAGGAGCTGACGCTCGACTTTGCCGCCTTCGACAGCACGGTCGCGCGGCTGCAGTTCCTGATGCGGGCCAACGAGGAGGAGCGCCGGCGGTACGGGGAGGACCGGGAGCAGATCCTGGCCGAGTGCGAAGACGTGCGGAGCAATACGGGGTCGCTGCGGACGCAGCTGGACGAGGCGCGCGCGCGACTCGAGCAGCGCAAGAAGTTTGACGTGCTGGCCGAAGGCATCACGAGCAACCGCATGTTGAAGTCGCGGGCAGACCAGGAGCGGAACCTGTCCAAGCTGGCCGAGGAGTGCGCCCAGCTCCAAGAGGAGATCAGCCAGAACGCCACGACGCTGCGCGAGCGCAAGGACCAGTTTGAGCGCATCATGGATGAGGCCCACCGCCTGCGCAGGCAGATCCGCGACGAGAACGACGAGGTCGACCGGAGGGAGGGCatgggcgacgacgagggaGGCGAGGCGGACGGCCATACTCCGAGGCCTGGAATCGCGAGTGGAAATGCCACGCCGCTTCCGCACGCCGTCCCGCAGAGGGCTCTGGCTGCATCCACGTTAGGCAGTAGAACGCCCGCGAGGGAGAGCCCGGCTCCACAGGACTCGCTCAAGCCGACCCCCGACCCGGTGGGAAGCTTCAGTCAGGGCGGCGGTCGGAGCGATAGTCAGGACGGCGCTGGGGCCACGCCAGCAGCGTCGACGGGTGCGGAAGCCCGCATtggcgagggcgagggcgaggacaTCGAGATGGGCGATGTTGGCGAGAGGCAGCCTGGCGATGACGGAACCCCAAGAAACACTGATACCCAGGGTGAGGGTACACCACGGATAATGGTCGATGGTCCGCCAGTCGTGGAGGAGAAGATGGATACCACCTAGCAGGAACGCTGCTTTACTACGCACAGAGTGTCATGGTTAAGATTGACGGCCCGCCAACGTTGCAGTGGACGCTGTGAACTTGACCATCGGAGTGGAAAGCTAGTAATTACAGGGCGTTGATGTGTAAGCTAGATCTTGACGCTGCCCCTTAATACGAACATCAAGTAGCATGTCTACCTTGAAGTCTCATTTCGCAGTACAATTTCTGATAGCGAAGGCTATGTTGGACCATGCCCTTGGTTCACGTGAAAGCGTTTCGTGCAAACTATCAAAAGTGATTAGGATACCAATCGACTATTAACATTCTTTTAGTTGCCACTTGATCAGGGAGAAGCTTGCAAAGGGAAGAAACAGACAGATGCTCTCGACTCCCAAAACACTCCTCACTCAGCAGCCTCTGCATCACCCTGCAACTTCTTTGCAGACTCCAGAGCATCGTTGGCCTTCTTCAACTCCTCCTCTGACGTGTGCTCGTTGCTCTCACTCAGCGCGAGCTGCTCCTCAAGCTTCCGCACGGCCTCATCAATCTTGACCCGCAGCGGTGCAAACACCCTCTCGGTCTCGTGAATAGCCGTttcctgtttttgtttttgaaaaaaaaagccaagttAGTTGAGCAGATCCCGACAGAGTTTATGCTTGCTTTCATTGTGACAAACCATCTGCTTAATCATAAAATTGTCATTGTAATCCGCGTCTGGCCCAAGTGACTGCTTCTCCTTGGCGAGCTTCTCCTTCTGCTGCGAGAGCTCCTTGCGGTAGTAACTCTCCTCCTTGACGAGCCTGGACACGGAGCCCGTTGCGATGCTGAGTTGGCTTGGTGCCATGGTTTCTTTGGTTCTTGAAGATTTGGGGCAAATTTATGTTTTATctccccccttttttgcaCCCTCCTTCTCAGTCTCGATTGTCTCCCTTTGATTTTTATTTCCTGTAGAAGGAGAGAAATCTTGGAGACCTTGAAAGGATATTTTCGGTACTGCCTGCCTGGAGCTGAAAAAATGGTGTGAAAGATACTTCTAGAATTATCTTGATAGAGACAGGTGAGAGTTGGTAGACGTCTGGTCACTTGCTCCATTCCCGCTTGCTGCCTGCGGGCGGACTAAAGCGAACGGGAGTGAATATGACGGAAGTGGTGGGGGTGAGTGGGGTCAACGAACACCACTGGAGAACTGGAGCTGTTATGGGCTCTACTTCGTTTGTACTACTTATCTACCTATATATCAATCAATGGGCAATTATCAATGGGTCAAGGTACTTAACACAAGGATGCCTCATGTGGGAAGAGGCTCTGCGCAACGGAGCGGAGTAAAACATCTTCGACGTTCAAAGCCTTGCTTTATTGGATGCGATGAAAGTCCGACTATGTAAGAGCCTTGTTATGTATGCTACAATGCTTTCTATCTAGAATTCTTGTTAACAACCGTGTCCAGCCAGGCCTTACTTATTCCAGGAAAAGGCAACCAGACAGCAGCCTTTAGAGCTCCAAGAGCCTCCTTAACCAGAAAACCCCAATGCACACCGAGGTTTTGAAAAGCCAATACAAATGCTAATCCCCTTTCCCAGGGAGTATCAAAATGGTATTTCCCCCCAAACTCAAAATCAATCGTCCAAAAGACGCCAGAACGCCAATTGGTCGCGTGACGCAAACAGTAGTAAAGAGAAACCACCCACAAAGCGAGGAAAACAGAAGAAACACAAACCAACACCAGAACAACAGTAGCTCCAAAACGCTCCTCAAGAACCCGAACAGCCACAGGTCATGCCTATGAATATATACAGCGGAAGCGAGACTTGCTGCTAGTCtccagagaaagaaaaaaccgTGCACAGTAAATGAATGAAATTATGCCTCGACTGATACCACAGGGGCGCTTGTGACTGCTGGTTCAGGCTCGTCGACTTCTGCTGCCATTTCGCCACCAGCCTCTCTCTCGGCCCAAGCTCCCCAGAGTCCCCTCTTGCCACGGATGCGAATGGGTCCACCAAGCACTCCCTCGGGCTGTTCGACCTTAATGGCATCCTTGGTGGCCAGAACAAGGCACTCGAAAAACATCTTGGTCGCATCTGCCTTTGTCGTCCTGGTCTCTGGGAGAAGCTCCTGGAAGACAACAGACGTGTTCTTGCGCTTCTCAGCATCTGTAGCGGCATCAGGCCCGAACAGATCACGCAGAATGTGGACGGCATGCTTGGTACCGATAGAAATTGGTCCACTGTCGGCAGGGAGAGTCTGCGGTGCTACCGTGTCGTCAAACGCGGGCATCGCAGTCACGTTTTCGTAGCCAGTGTCGTCGTGCTGCTCGTAGCCTTCGTCTGCGGGTATCTCAAGAACAGTTCCTTCCGGCCTGACGGTCTGGTCCGCAGAGTCGTCACCGCCAAGGTTGAGCTGATCGTCGTCCTCACCAAGCTCAAGACGAGGTGATTTGGACTGTCCTTGGTCGTCCCCGCTTTCCATATCAGCGATTCCACTATCCCGCTTGCGCTTTAAATCATTGATGGGACGGATAGACTCCAGCGACAACAGTCCCTTCAACTCGGGAGCCCATTCCTCGCTCCTTGACTCCAAAATGACGTTCGAAACGAAGCCGCCACTCTTTTGCATGTCCAGTAGCGTCAAAAGGTAAGGCTCGTTGGGGACGAATGTCTGCGGCTTCAGGATGTTGTCATGGTGGGCTTGCTGGTCTCGGATGTGGTTGCTTGTCAGCATGGTGTCAGTGTCTGGCACAATAGCACGTCGCTTCTTTGCCCGCTGCGGCGCCTTCATGGTGATGGTCCTTTCTGTGTCGTCGCCCGGTTCGTACATGTCCCCGTTCATGGTGCGCGAGAACTCCATCTCCATCTCGTTCGCAAATGCTGGGTCAATGTCAGACAGGGGCGATTCCGAGATGCGAGCGCGCTCGGGAGCCACTTCCATTAATGCCTGAGGCATGGCGGACGCGTCGCCGATGTTGAAATCCATGTCGTCGTCGAACATGGGAATGTCGCCTTCCACATCAGGGATACGGACTTGCTCGTCATCGCCAAAGTCAAGGCCCAAAGACGTGTCTCGTTCCTTGGAAGGAACAAGCTCACTGATCATGTCATCCTCCACATCCCGGGCAGCTGGCGCATCACGTCCAGTTTCCACcacggtttcgtccatatccAAGTCCAAGCCAAAGTCCAGCTCCAGATCCTCGTCCATGTCCGCTACCTTCAGGTTGAGCTCATTCCGTGACTCATCCTGGAGGAACTGACTGTTGTTGAAGTCTTCCTGTAGGTTAATCTCGCGGTTGCTGACTCTGCCCTTGCGTCCAAGTTGCTGTGACGTCGTCAAGTCGTCGAAGTTGAGCGTTGGCTCTGGCGGAAGATCGTCAAGGTTGTCATGAGGTGTGATGCGATCTTGAAGCATAAGCGATTCGCGGTTGGGTAGATGCAGGTTGGTTGGCAAGTCATTGTTACCCGAGGACCGGAAAGCCTATCATAGGATTCAGGTTAGTATAATGTCTACGTGATGACCGGCATGCGCAGAGTGCTGTCAGAATCAGGAGGGCGACGTACCATCTTGATCTTCATCAAAGCTTCATTGCAGTCTTCTAGCAAGTAACGCGCTTTGCGGCTGTAGATTCTCACGACACCGAGGAGCAATTGACCACTCAATCGCAGAGCTAATGGAGCTTCTTCACTGGGTTGAATGATCTGTTCAACACTGTGCCGCAAATTTGACTGCAGGATGTGGGCTTTGGAGAGCTTGCGCTCCATGTTTGCCGCCAACCATACTCGCGACAGGGGCCCCGTGGTGCGGAGCAAGGTATCTGAATAAAACATGGTGGATGCTGCTAAATGGAATTGAAACTGCTAGGTGTATGATTGTGCAATTTTGAGTTGAATTGAGAATGGTTTGGTGATATCTGTGGATGCGGGAGTTGTCGCGACTTGGAGGTACACGATAAAACAGGGCGcgtgttttttgttgttgttgttgccgtGCCAGGATTTGGAGTCGCGCAAGATTTTGGGGAATCAGCAGCGCCAAACCTACGGCGCAAAGCGACGCAGTTGTGCTAACAGCGCGCAGCAATGAATTAAAACCCCCAACTTTAAAAGAGTGATTCTCAAGCAAGTCGCGGCAGCAACAAAAACGCGACGGCTGTGGATGATGATGAGGGAAAAGGACGCACAAACCAACGGGGGGAAAACGGTAGAGGGGGTGATGGGTTGGAAAACGGGCGAGAGTGATCGAAAAGGTCTCGGGGCGGTCGGTCGGTCGACCCTGCAAAATCTGGTGGCTGGGGCCGCTGGGCTCGCGTTCCTGGGCAATAGCTATCGGCTCCCCGACAGGTGGCCCGTGCTTCGTGTATCAAGTGACGTAAGCATTGGCTTGCGCGCCTTGTTCCGCGCGCTGATATTGGATCACGTGGGAGCCTGGACTAGTCGTATAAACTACGAGCTAGCAAAGCAAAGCTACATTTTCCATTTGGTGTTTCAAAAGGTACCGGTATACCCTATATATAGAGATGGTAAATTATCGGTTAATTTTTCATCAGTCCATTCAAAGCTTCTGGACTGAAGACTGAcatttggaggtaaaacatTGTCGCTGTCAAGTCTTCGAGCTCACAAGTCCACCTGATCGATATTTCAATCGCACTGATCGATCTCTCCAAAAATAGACTGGTGTCGTTATTCTACAAGAACCAAAATATACCGAAGGTAAGTACTTCCCGGCCATCATAAGCTCCTAGGTAGCCTTGATAGCCTGCCTAGCCTATATATCTATAGGGAGGTCTAAATAATCGTTTaggtaaaaagaaaaaccccgGGATACCCCGTCGCAAAATGCGCTAACTTCAAGTCTGGTgtaagagagagaaaaaaaaaaaaaataaaagaccAAAGGCAGGTTCGAATTGGATTTGAGGCTCTCTTGGCTATCTGAACTCTACCCCGGCCTTTGGGTGTGGGCCAGAGTGGACCCCATCGCGCCAAGAAGTGTCTGTTCAGTAAAGGTGTCCTGGCTCTCTGTTCCAGCCAGGGTCAGCTTCTATTGGTTCTGCATTGGATGCAGGTCCGCGACGCCAAccagtcaaaaaaaaagtacgtCAAGACATTTGCCTTCCTTGTAATCATAAGCACGACTGTTGGCCTGAACCAGGAACCAAAGTCGTTCTACAATACCAACAGATTAGCCATCTGATCATCTCTTCTGATCCGAGCCTCAACCTTGAGCTTTATCTGCACAACTACATCGGAGCTGACAGCTTTATCCCCGGCATTTATTTCTCCCGATCATTAGTCCAATCGTCATTGCTAGACAAAGACGCTTTTGCACTCGACACATTGCATTTTCCCCATGCATCAACATCCCATTTCGTAAGTACGCCTAGCGTGATTTCTTTCTCTGCAACTCTCTGCATGTCTGTGCTACCAACCATGTGTTCTTACTAACACTGAATTGGATTTTATAGATAGACTCTGCATTTGCCGGGGTTCATGATCGTCTCTTTCTCGCGAGCCCCCTAACCCAACCGATACACCATGGAGAAGGGACGCGATGGTGTCAATGGCATCCCCTCAATGGGCGCACATGACGAGATCGAAAGATCACAGTCTAGGACACCCGGCGGTCATACACGCACGACGTCGTATCAATCCAGAGAACTAGCCGAGGACTTCTCCTACTTGACGGCAAGCGAAACCGCTACGCGATTACAAACTTCGTTAACTCATGGCCTCACGGCTACCGAAGCGTTGCGACGACAGCAAGACCATGGGCTCAACGAGATCCCACACGAACCTCCAGAACCGCTTTGGTTGCGCTTCATTGGTCAGTTCAAGGAACCGTTGATCCTTCTGCTCCTCGCATCGGCAGCTGCCTCGATATTCCTAGGGAACACGGATGATGCTGTGAGCATAACGGTTGCGGTGACAATCGTAGTTACGGTCGGATTCGTGCAGGAATATAGATCCGAAAAGTCTATCGAGGCTTTGAGCCACCTGGTCCCAGACCATGCCCACCTCATTCGCAACTCTGCCACCAAGCCCGCACAGTCTCGATCGACGACTTGGGCTGCTAATAATGGCCAGGTTGATGATGACGCCCCAGAGCCGACAGCTTCAGGCGCCACAACCCCGGGGGAGGCGGCACTGGAGGCAACATCTGTGAAAGTCATGGCTGAACAACTTGTACCCGGCGACCTCGTTATTTTCACAACTGGCGACCGCATTCCTGCCGATATCCGTGTGACGAAAGCTACTGACTTGACCATCGACGCCTCGAACCTTACCGGCGAAAACGAGCCAGAACGTCTCACGGCTGCGCCGCGCCACCGTGGTGCTCGGCCATTGTCCCCTTACGCAGGGTCTAGTCTACAGCTGCCTAGCCCTACGTTCGCGACGCAATCCGCCCCTGATTTTAAGAGCCAGGCCGGAGACGACCTGAGCCAGGAGCCCAAGAACGTGGCGTACATGGGCACGTTGGTTAGATCTGGACACGGACAAGGAATAGTCTTTGCTACCGGAGGGAATacccacttcggcactatcTCACTAAGCGTATCCGGCACCGAAAGCCCTCGTTCGCCGCTGCAGCTCTCAATGGACGAACTGGGCGGGCAACTCAGCAAGTTTTCGTTCATTGTTATCGGTTTCATCTCTCTCATTGGATTCCTCCAGGGCAAGAAGCTGCTCGAGATCTTCACCATATCCATCTCTCTGGCTGTAGCCGCTATCCCCGAAGGCCTCCCCATCATTGTAACGGTGACTCTGGCGCTCGGTGTGCATCGCATGGCCAAACGCAATGCGATAGTCAGGAAGATGCCCAAAGTAGAGACCCTTGGATCGGTGAACATTGTTTGCACCGACAAGACAGGCACCCTCACCATGAATCACATGACCACCACAAAGATGTGGTACTTTGGACAGCAGAGTTCAGTCAGTGTGGACTCTGACGATGAGTTCACCGAGATTAAGCCAGATGCTGCAACCTTACGAATCCTACGCATTGGAAACATTGCGAACAACGCACGCCTCGCGCACCAGTACACCGAAAATGGCGCAGCTGCTAGAGCCGTCCTGTCGTCAACCCTCGGCAAGAATGAGCACAGCTCGGCATATACTCGCTGGGTTGGGCAGCCCACCGACGTGGCCATGCTTGACCTACTGGACAGATTCAAGGAGCATGATGTCAGGGGGTCCGTTGGGCCACGTACTACCGAGACTCCTTTCAGTTCTGAGAGGAAATGGATGGGTGTCACCATCGGCGCCGAGGGTGGCAGCAGGAATGATAAGGAGTTCGCTTACATCAAGGGCGCCCTGGACCGAGTTTTGGCGAGCTGTGACACGTACATCACCGGAGAAGGCAGGGAGTTCGTCCTTGACTCTAATAGACGCCAGGAGGCCATCCAGGCAGCAGAGCAAATGGCAGCCAAGGGGCTGCGTGTGCTTGCGTTTGCAAGTGGTGCAGTCAGCAAGCCGACTAGAGGAAAGGGATCCATTGCATCAACGACCAGAAGCAGCACTCCTGCCGGGAACAACTCGGAAGACGGTCATCCCGCTACTAACGAGGAGCCCTACACCGGCTTGACCTTTGCAGGGCTGGTCGGTATGAGCGACCCGCCCAGGCCTGGGGTAGCGCGATCCATCAGAAAGTTGATGCGTGGCGGCGTCAAAGTCATCATGATTACTGGCGATGCTGAAACCACGGCAGTAGCTATTGGAAGACAGCTAGGCATGCACATCGCAGCCCCCATTGAGCATGGCGATAACCAGGTCAGCGTCCGACCTGTTCTCCGTGGCGAGGAGGTGGATGCCATGACAGAGGAGGAACTGGCTCAGGCGATGCAGACTACGACAGTGTTTGCGCGGACCAATCCCGACCACAAGATGAAGATCATTCGTGCCCTCCAGATGCGTGGCGATATCGTTGCTATGACCGGAGACGGTGTTAACGATGCGCCTGCTCTAAAGAAGGGGGACATTGGAATTGCGATGGGAAGACAGGGCACTGACGTGGCCAAGGAGGCGGCCGACATGATTTTGACCGATGACGACTTCTCGACGATTCTTCACGCCATTGAGGAGGGCAAGGGCATATTCAACAATATCCAGAACTTTTTGACATTCCAGCTGAGCACAAGCGCCGCTGGGTTGTCCCTCGTCTTGCTCTGCACGGCGCTCGGGTTCAAGTCGCCGCTCAACGCCATGCAGATCTTGTGGATTAGTGAGTAAATACCAGAATGGCTTTCATGTTTGGGATTGTTCATGTTTAAATGCTTTCTAACACGGTTGTCATTACAGACATTATTATGGATGGACCTCCTGCTCAATCACTAGGCGTAGAGGCTGTCGACAAAGACGTCATGAACCGACCACCTCGTAAGCGCAACGACCCTGTACTTACGCGAGCCGTTATTCAACGTGTTGCGCAGTCGGCCACTATCGTAATGGTCGGCACCATGCTAGTGTACACGCACGAAATGCTGGAGGACAGGCAGGTGACACGGCGTGACACGACCATGACCTTTACATGCTTTGTGCTGTTTGATATGTTCAACGCACTCGCCTGCCGGTCAGAATCCAAGTCG
The Pyricularia oryzae 70-15 chromosome 1, whole genome shotgun sequence DNA segment above includes these coding regions:
- a CDS encoding double-strand-break repair protein rad21 codes for the protein MFYSDTLLRTTGPLSRVWLAANMERKLSKAHILQSNLRHSVEQIIQPSEEAPLALRLSGQLLLGVVRIYSRKARYLLEDCNEALMKIKMAFRSSGNNDLPTNLHLPNRESLMLQDRITPHDNLDDLPPEPTLNFDDLTTSQQLGRKGRVSNREINLQEDFNNSQFLQDESRNELNLKVADMDEDLELDFGLDLDMDETVVETGRDAPAARDVEDDMISELVPSKERDTSLGLDFGDDEQVRIPDVEGDIPMFDDDMDFNIGDASAMPQALMEVAPERARISESPLSDIDPAFANEMEMEFSRTMNGDMYEPGDDTERTITMKAPQRAKKRRAIVPDTDTMLTSNHIRDQQAHHDNILKPQTFVPNEPYLLTLLDMQKSGGFVSNVILESRSEEWAPELKGLLSLESIRPINDLKRKRDSGIADMESGDDQGQSKSPRLELGEDDDQLNLGGDDSADQTVRPEGTVLEIPADEGYEQHDDTGYENVTAMPAFDDTVAPQTLPADSGPISIGTKHAVHILRDLFGPDAATDAEKRKNTSVVFQELLPETRTTKADATKMFFECLVLATKDAIKVEQPEGVLGGPIRIRGKRGLWGAWAEREAGGEMAAEVDEPEPAVTSAPVVSVEA
- a CDS encoding calcium-transporting P-type ATPase, yielding MEKGRDGVNGIPSMGAHDEIERSQSRTPGGHTRTTSYQSRELAEDFSYLTASETATRLQTSLTHGLTATEALRRQQDHGLNEIPHEPPEPLWLRFIGQFKEPLILLLLASAAASIFLGNTDDAVSITVAVTIVVTVGFVQEYRSEKSIEALSHLVPDHAHLIRNSATKPAQSRSTTWAANNGQVDDDAPEPTASGATTPGEAALEATSVKVMAEQLVPGDLVIFTTGDRIPADIRVTKATDLTIDASNLTGENEPERLTAAPRHRGARPLSPYAGSSLQLPSPTFATQSAPDFKSQAGDDLSQEPKNVAYMGTLVRSGHGQGIVFATGGNTHFGTISLSVSGTESPRSPLQLSMDELGGQLSKFSFIVIGFISLIGFLQGKKLLEIFTISISLAVAAIPEGLPIIVTVTLALGVHRMAKRNAIVRKMPKVETLGSVNIVCTDKTGTLTMNHMTTTKMWYFGQQSSVSVDSDDEFTEIKPDAATLRILRIGNIANNARLAHQYTENGAAARAVLSSTLGKNEHSSAYTRWVGQPTDVAMLDLLDRFKEHDVRGSVGPRTTETPFSSERKWMGVTIGAEGGSRNDKEFAYIKGALDRVLASCDTYITGEGREFVLDSNRRQEAIQAAEQMAAKGLRVLAFASGAVSKPTRGKGSIASTTRSSTPAGNNSEDGHPATNEEPYTGLTFAGLVGMSDPPRPGVARSIRKLMRGGVKVIMITGDAETTAVAIGRQLGMHIAAPIEHGDNQVSVRPVLRGEEVDAMTEEELAQAMQTTTVFARTNPDHKMKIIRALQMRGDIVAMTGDGVNDAPALKKGDIGIAMGRQGTDVAKEAADMILTDDDFSTILHAIEEGKGIFNNIQNFLTFQLSTSAAGLSLVLLCTALGFKSPLNAMQILWINIIMDGPPAQSLGVEAVDKDVMNRPPRKRNDPVLTRAVIQRVAQSATIVMVGTMLVYTHEMLEDRQVTRRDTTMTFTCFVLFDMFNALACRSESKSILRGEIGLFQNTLFNWAVSLSIAGQLLVIYFPWLQEVFQTEALGFMDLVRLVMICSTVFWADELRKWLKYGRRRVGSNYSQAV